One Cohnella candidum genomic region harbors:
- a CDS encoding carbohydrate ABC transporter permease: MVDNNKGFQLFAHLMMMLLALSCLLPFALLFISSITAEKALIHNGYSFIPSSIDITAYKFLLRDSSSIVKAYGVTLLVTVIGTVANIVLTTLMAYPLSRKDLPGRNVFSFFIFFTMLFSGGLVPSYIMWTQYFDIKNTIWALIVPGMLLTAFNIIMMRTYITTNVPDAVVEAAKIDGGSESQILWHVVLPMSMPIMATLGLLVGLSYWNDWLNGLYYVTDENLFSIQVLLNKMLLDVQFLMSSASSGLGSGLSARLPSTAIKMAVAVLGILPIMAIYPFFQKFFVKGITVGAVKG, translated from the coding sequence TTGGTCGACAACAATAAAGGCTTTCAGTTATTCGCGCATCTCATGATGATGCTGCTGGCGCTATCTTGCTTGCTTCCTTTCGCGCTTCTCTTCATCTCGTCCATTACGGCTGAAAAGGCGCTGATCCATAACGGGTATTCTTTTATTCCTTCGTCCATCGACATTACGGCGTATAAGTTCCTGTTAAGAGATTCCAGTTCGATCGTCAAAGCCTATGGGGTCACCCTGCTCGTAACGGTAATCGGCACGGTGGCGAATATCGTTTTAACGACCTTGATGGCGTATCCGTTATCGAGGAAAGATTTGCCGGGAAGGAACGTTTTCTCGTTTTTCATTTTCTTCACGATGTTATTCAGCGGCGGGTTGGTGCCCTCGTATATCATGTGGACGCAGTATTTCGACATTAAAAACACGATATGGGCATTGATCGTTCCAGGGATGCTGCTGACGGCGTTCAACATCATCATGATGCGTACCTACATCACGACGAACGTTCCCGACGCCGTCGTAGAAGCCGCGAAAATAGACGGGGGAAGCGAGTCCCAAATCCTATGGCATGTCGTACTTCCGATGTCCATGCCGATCATGGCGACCCTGGGACTGCTCGTGGGCTTGTCCTATTGGAACGATTGGTTAAACGGCCTTTATTATGTTACGGACGAGAATTTGTTCAGCATTCAGGTCCTCTTGAACAAAATGCTGCTGGACGTGCAGTTCTTAATGAGCAGCGCTTCCTCCGGCTTGGGCAGCGGTTTGTCCGCGAGGCTTCCTTCCACGGCGATCAAGATGGCCGTTGCGGTGCTGGGCATTTTGCCGATCATGGCCATCTATCCTTTCTTTCAGAAATTTTTCGTTAAAGGCATTACGGTCGGCGCGGTTAAAGGGTAA
- a CDS encoding ABC transporter permease encodes MGIWNSPWVGLKNFEFLFKTNVAWTITRNTILYNLTFIVLGTVMAVGVAMLLNQIRQNTARKSYQTVILLPHLISIVVVSYLVFGFLSSESGFVNKSILQPLGVSPISWYSSAKYWPFILVIVSLWKSFGYSCIIYYATLVGIDRSYYEAAVIDGANRWKQMKHITLPGLKSIIVILTLMGISKIFYSDFGLFYQVPMNSGALIDATNTIDTYVYRGLTKLNNVGMASAAGFYQSIVGFFLVLLANYTVKKIDEDSALF; translated from the coding sequence TTGGGGATTTGGAACAGCCCTTGGGTCGGCCTCAAAAACTTCGAATTTCTGTTTAAGACGAACGTGGCTTGGACGATCACCCGAAATACGATTTTGTACAACTTGACCTTTATCGTCTTGGGAACCGTCATGGCGGTCGGCGTTGCCATGTTACTCAACCAAATTCGTCAAAATACGGCGAGAAAGTCCTATCAGACGGTCATTTTGCTTCCGCATCTGATTTCGATCGTAGTCGTGAGCTACCTCGTTTTCGGTTTTCTGAGCTCGGAATCGGGTTTCGTAAACAAAAGCATTTTGCAGCCGCTGGGAGTAAGTCCGATTTCTTGGTATTCGTCTGCAAAATACTGGCCTTTTATCCTCGTGATCGTAAGCCTTTGGAAATCCTTCGGTTACAGCTGCATCATTTATTATGCGACGCTCGTAGGCATCGACAGGTCTTATTACGAAGCCGCGGTCATCGACGGGGCGAACCGGTGGAAGCAGATGAAACATATTACGCTTCCGGGACTCAAATCCATCATCGTCATCTTGACGCTGATGGGCATCAGTAAAATCTTTTATTCCGATTTCGGGTTATTCTACCAGGTTCCGATGAATAGCGGCGCTTTGATAGATGCCACGAACACCATCGACACATACGTATATCGGGGACTGACGAAACTGAACAACGTAGGGATGGCGTCGGCAGCCGGTTTTTATCAATCCATTGTCGGATTCTTCCTCGTACTCCTAGCGAATTATACGGTCAAAAAAATAGATGAAGACAGCGCCTTGTTTTAG
- a CDS encoding ABC transporter substrate-binding protein, with translation MKQKRKLALLSVLALSTALFTACGNDKSAESASPAQSASAKPSQSAAAEKPYTVDLMMVGDGKEEDIKAVEEAINKISEPLINVDVNITRVGFGSFQQQANLALSSGEKMDLFVTFALDINTLANSGQILPMTKLLEAHGQDILKNLSEGDRRAVSINNEIYAIPTAKEKATNYGFIMLKEIADEIGFKPEDVTNLDQLEAIMKKAKELHPDMYPIGLDFTNVYRPNTEDNLGTGAGIIDAMGDSTKVVNMVETDSYKDFVNHMYKWAKSGLVQPDAANNSESRISLLKAGKVMGGFSGLNPGNVDDIAKQVGKPFTVIQLTKPFSITGHVSGMGWSLASGSENPEKAIEFLNLAHTNADISNLLVYGVKDRNYVMVDEAKGIIDYPAGVDASNTGWMSLPWATPNASIAYIWKGEPEDKWEFLDNYNKSAHQSPAKGFRFDAESVANEITMVSNVDAKYSLALETGTLDPAKTLPKYLEELKAAGVDKIIAEKQKQLDAWLAANKK, from the coding sequence ATGAAACAGAAAAGGAAGTTGGCTTTACTCTCGGTACTGGCTTTGTCGACCGCATTGTTTACCGCTTGCGGGAATGACAAGTCGGCCGAAAGCGCATCACCGGCTCAAAGCGCGAGCGCGAAGCCTTCCCAAAGCGCGGCCGCGGAGAAACCGTATACCGTCGATCTCATGATGGTTGGCGACGGCAAAGAGGAAGACATCAAAGCGGTAGAGGAAGCCATCAACAAGATTTCGGAACCGCTGATCAACGTGGATGTCAACATCACGAGAGTCGGCTTCGGTTCGTTCCAACAACAGGCGAATCTGGCGCTGTCGTCCGGCGAAAAGATGGATCTGTTCGTCACCTTCGCCCTGGATATCAACACGCTCGCGAACAGCGGCCAGATTTTGCCGATGACGAAACTGTTGGAAGCACATGGCCAAGACATTTTGAAAAACCTGAGCGAAGGGGACCGTCGCGCGGTTTCGATCAACAATGAAATCTATGCGATCCCGACCGCAAAGGAAAAAGCGACGAATTACGGCTTCATCATGCTGAAGGAAATCGCCGACGAAATCGGCTTTAAGCCGGAAGACGTGACGAATCTCGACCAGCTTGAAGCGATCATGAAGAAAGCGAAAGAACTGCATCCGGACATGTACCCGATCGGGCTGGATTTCACGAACGTCTACCGTCCGAACACGGAAGACAACTTAGGTACCGGCGCAGGGATCATCGACGCCATGGGAGATAGCACGAAAGTCGTCAACATGGTCGAAACGGACAGCTACAAAGACTTCGTGAACCATATGTACAAGTGGGCGAAGAGCGGCTTGGTCCAGCCTGACGCCGCCAACAATTCCGAAAGCAGAATCAGCCTGCTCAAAGCCGGAAAAGTAATGGGCGGCTTCAGCGGATTGAATCCGGGCAACGTCGATGACATCGCGAAACAAGTGGGCAAACCATTCACCGTCATCCAACTGACGAAGCCTTTCTCCATTACGGGCCACGTTTCCGGCATGGGATGGTCGCTCGCGAGCGGCAGCGAAAATCCGGAAAAAGCGATCGAGTTTTTGAACCTGGCTCATACGAATGCCGATATTTCGAACTTGCTCGTTTACGGCGTCAAGGATCGGAACTACGTGATGGTGGACGAAGCGAAAGGCATTATCGACTATCCGGCAGGCGTAGATGCAAGCAATACGGGCTGGATGTCGCTTCCTTGGGCAACGCCTAACGCTTCGATCGCTTATATTTGGAAAGGCGAACCCGAAGATAAGTGGGAGTTCCTGGACAACTATAACAAATCGGCGCACCAATCTCCGGCGAAAGGCTTCCGTTTCGATGCCGAAAGCGTAGCGAATGAAATCACGATGGTCAGCAACGTTGACGCGAAGTATAGTCTGGCTCTGGAAACGGGCACCTTGGATCCTGCCAAGACGCTGCCTAAGTATTTGGAAGAATTGAAGGCGGCCGGCGTCGACAAGATTATCGCGGAAAAGCAAAAGCAGCTTGATGCTTGGCTGGCGGCAAATAAAAAATAA
- a CDS encoding response regulator, producing MNVLIVDDQTQVVNGLFFGIDWAKIGVKEVLKAYNAFEAREILSSRHIDIMLCDIEMPAESGLNLYQYTIEQKIDIECIFLTAHADFNYAKTAMQLGGFDYILQPARYETIENTILKAIQKINHKNETKKYYSFGKMFQQNKEILLDNIVKDWIFRRYQDCARFLKDLGQIQVSLNPQDPVYLVTLDVFHLKETMDSWRNGMLKFSIGNIVTELFARYGQQVLVVQIEEEKFLLLVYSPDRKLIDQEGVLRQLNKLIEVYRSYYGCDIACYTGSKVAVSDTPQQAALLFEMMQDNVSFASKVFHLEDRAEQPAVSYPIPNMRIWSKLLEQGDTEVVRDQACELLNRLATEGKIDAEFLKRFYQQFMQMLYTAAAAMDIPLDRIFQDGHSLEKGLSSYTNVDDMKELIAYTTKFFKPFPGSEEEMKNQVDVILQYIRDHIDQDIRRTDIAREVYLNPNYLSRLFKSETGMSLKEFIVLEKMKLAQAMLKSTKLPISIIAMKVGFSNFSHFSQVYKKTWNVTPAEDRG from the coding sequence GTGAACGTACTCATCGTAGATGATCAGACGCAAGTGGTGAACGGATTGTTCTTCGGCATCGATTGGGCGAAAATCGGAGTGAAGGAAGTGCTGAAAGCCTATAACGCTTTCGAAGCACGGGAGATTTTAAGCAGCCGCCACATCGATATCATGTTATGCGATATCGAAATGCCGGCCGAAAGCGGACTGAATTTATACCAGTATACGATCGAGCAGAAGATCGATATCGAATGCATCTTCTTGACTGCGCATGCCGATTTCAACTATGCCAAAACGGCGATGCAGTTAGGCGGATTCGATTATATTCTCCAACCCGCGAGATACGAAACGATTGAAAATACGATTCTAAAAGCGATCCAGAAAATCAACCACAAGAACGAAACGAAAAAATACTATTCTTTCGGTAAAATGTTTCAGCAAAACAAAGAGATTTTGCTGGATAACATCGTCAAGGACTGGATTTTTCGCAGATATCAAGATTGCGCGCGTTTCCTCAAGGATCTCGGACAAATTCAAGTCTCGCTGAATCCGCAAGATCCCGTTTATCTCGTGACGCTCGACGTCTTTCATTTGAAAGAGACGATGGATTCCTGGCGTAACGGCATGTTGAAATTTTCGATCGGCAATATCGTGACGGAGCTGTTCGCGCGGTACGGCCAGCAAGTGTTGGTCGTTCAAATCGAAGAAGAAAAATTTTTGCTCCTCGTATATTCCCCGGATCGGAAGCTGATCGATCAAGAGGGCGTCTTGCGGCAGCTGAATAAATTGATCGAGGTATACCGTTCCTATTACGGCTGCGACATCGCCTGTTATACCGGATCTAAAGTCGCCGTTTCGGATACGCCCCAGCAGGCCGCGCTGTTGTTCGAGATGATGCAAGACAATGTTTCTTTCGCAAGCAAAGTATTCCATTTGGAGGATCGAGCTGAACAACCGGCCGTATCTTACCCGATTCCGAACATGCGAATTTGGAGCAAGCTGCTCGAGCAAGGCGATACGGAAGTCGTTCGCGACCAAGCCTGCGAGTTGTTGAATCGTTTGGCGACGGAAGGAAAAATCGACGCCGAATTTTTAAAGCGGTTTTATCAGCAATTCATGCAGATGCTGTACACGGCCGCGGCTGCGATGGACATTCCGCTGGATCGGATTTTTCAAGACGGGCACAGCTTGGAGAAAGGGTTAAGTTCGTACACGAATGTGGACGACATGAAAGAATTGATCGCGTATACGACGAAGTTTTTCAAGCCGTTTCCCGGCTCCGAAGAAGAAATGAAAAACCAGGTCGACGTGATCCTCCAATACATTCGCGACCATATCGATCAAGACATTCGGCGCACGGATATCGCACGGGAAGTTTATTTGAATCCGAACTACTTATCCAGATTGTTCAAATCCGAAACGGGAATGTCTCTCAAAGAGTTCATCGTGCTGGAGAAAATGAAGCTTGCGCAAGCGATGTTAAAATCGACCAAGCTGCCGATCAGCATCATCGCCATGAAAGTCGGATTCTCGAACTTTTCCCACTTTTCGCAAGTGTATAAGAAGACCTGGAACGTCACGCCCGCCGAGGACCGCGGCTAA
- a CDS encoding sensor histidine kinase → MIRKLNLSSKKQVVLIMMIFIIPLVLLLTIYNFYVVNVLNDKIEQTNRNTIMLYQNAFEKNLKNADTYMSNLVSNDYSFMKMRFKQDPIDLQFYAQDLMNKYQGYFQTNEVIGGMFVYSKANGLFYKTYSQDYSHDIRQGAESYLKSVIESNENSRSRGWFPHEIDGKYYLFRILGNRDTYTVCMIDFGKVIVPQSFSQTQGDGFFAFANQEGIPLTSIDEIKQKGINIQNHNGSHYISGSPQKYFVVQNDSASTRLTYIYIIPYRGLLFYLDTVQIAFLVGSVFILLLMFVSFLLLERSYFKPLKRMMATMKKIKNGHLNATMNTSSGVNEFRQMSNTFNEMMTEIKDLKIESYEKEMKKQQAELQFLQNQIKPHFYLNVLKNLFGMAEQKKYGQIQEMILLLSRHLRYMFQENDSLIPLEDEIANVQNYIELQQMSSSYELICRVNVDERLKDFRIPPVSLLTFVENSIKHVVSIHKQLIISIKASLLDNGDEKFANLTIMDNGSGFPDEMLALLNDPNSYASKENVGILNVIRRCSVIFQNKSTFLFSTSNGACIDIFIPYRTNETTRRA, encoded by the coding sequence TTGATTCGGAAATTGAACCTCTCTTCGAAAAAGCAAGTCGTATTGATCATGATGATTTTCATCATCCCGCTTGTTCTGCTGTTAACCATTTATAATTTTTACGTGGTCAACGTCCTAAACGACAAGATCGAACAAACGAATCGGAACACGATCATGCTGTATCAAAACGCGTTCGAAAAAAATCTGAAAAACGCCGATACGTACATGTCGAATTTAGTGTCTAACGATTACAGTTTCATGAAAATGAGATTTAAGCAGGATCCGATCGATCTGCAATTTTATGCGCAAGACCTCATGAATAAATATCAGGGTTACTTCCAAACGAACGAAGTCATCGGGGGCATGTTCGTCTATTCGAAAGCGAATGGTCTCTTTTATAAAACCTATAGCCAGGACTACTCCCATGACATTCGGCAAGGTGCCGAAAGTTATTTGAAATCCGTTATCGAGTCGAACGAAAACTCCCGGTCGCGCGGGTGGTTCCCGCATGAGATCGACGGCAAATACTATCTGTTTCGCATATTGGGAAACCGGGACACCTATACCGTTTGCATGATCGATTTCGGTAAAGTAATCGTGCCCCAAAGCTTCAGTCAAACCCAAGGCGACGGTTTTTTCGCGTTCGCCAATCAGGAAGGCATCCCCCTGACTTCCATCGATGAGATCAAGCAAAAGGGAATTAACATCCAGAACCATAACGGATCCCACTATATTTCCGGCAGTCCCCAAAAGTACTTCGTGGTGCAAAACGATTCGGCTTCAACCCGGTTAACCTATATATACATAATCCCGTACCGAGGGCTTCTATTCTATTTGGACACGGTTCAGATCGCCTTCTTGGTCGGTTCGGTGTTCATCTTATTGCTGATGTTCGTCTCGTTCCTGTTGCTGGAGCGTTCTTACTTTAAGCCGCTTAAGCGAATGATGGCCACGATGAAGAAGATCAAAAACGGACATCTGAACGCAACGATGAATACGAGCTCGGGAGTCAACGAATTCAGGCAAATGAGCAACACCTTTAATGAAATGATGACTGAAATCAAGGATTTGAAAATCGAGAGCTACGAGAAAGAGATGAAGAAGCAGCAGGCCGAGCTTCAATTTTTGCAAAATCAGATCAAACCGCATTTTTACTTGAATGTCCTCAAAAACCTGTTCGGGATGGCAGAACAGAAAAAATACGGTCAAATTCAGGAAATGATCCTCCTCTTGTCGCGCCATTTACGCTATATGTTCCAAGAGAACGACTCCTTGATCCCTCTCGAAGATGAAATAGCCAACGTTCAGAATTATATTGAACTGCAGCAAATGAGTTCGTCCTACGAGCTGATTTGTAGAGTGAATGTGGACGAGCGTTTAAAGGATTTCCGGATTCCGCCGGTTTCTCTCTTAACGTTCGTGGAGAATTCCATCAAACATGTCGTTTCGATCCATAAGCAACTGATCATTTCGATCAAAGCGAGCCTGCTTGATAACGGTGACGAGAAATTCGCGAATCTCACGATTATGGATAATGGGAGCGGTTTCCCGGACGAAATGCTGGCTTTGTTGAATGACCCGAATTCCTATGCGTCGAAGGAAAATGTCGGGATTTTAAACGTCATCCGAAGATGCAGCGTGATTTTCCAAAATAAGAGCACTTTTTTGTTCAGCACGTCAAACGGCGCATGCATCGATATTTTCATTCCGTACCGCACAAATGAAACGACGAGGAGAGCATGA